From a single Mycolicibacterium moriokaense genomic region:
- a CDS encoding nuclear transport factor 2 family protein — translation MDGWELEIRESVRQTLADYTAATDRFDLSALAACFAPDGVLEFTGGDEPLVGPTAIEQGLGGALAREPDPVRRMPSHVRHHVSSIRFGAVSRDRVEVSSYFAVHTDIGLDHWGRYRDVLVPVDGRWLFARRRISVDAFAEQSLMA, via the coding sequence ATGGATGGGTGGGAGCTCGAGATCCGTGAGTCGGTGCGCCAGACGCTCGCCGACTACACCGCAGCCACCGACCGGTTCGATCTCAGCGCCCTGGCGGCGTGCTTTGCCCCGGATGGCGTTCTCGAGTTCACCGGCGGCGACGAACCACTCGTCGGTCCTACCGCGATCGAGCAGGGCCTTGGGGGCGCGCTGGCCAGGGAACCCGATCCGGTGCGCCGGATGCCGTCCCACGTTCGCCACCACGTCTCCAGCATCCGGTTCGGCGCGGTCTCCCGCGACAGAGTCGAGGTGAGCAGCTATTTCGCGGTCCACACCGACATCGGACTCGACCACTGGGGTCGTTATCGCGATGTGCTCGTGCCGGTCGACGGCCGCTGGTTGTTCGCCCGGCGCCGGATCAGCGTTGACGCGTTCGCCGAACAGAGCCTCATGGCGTGA
- a CDS encoding acyl-CoA dehydrogenase family protein: MADEDSADVDLDLLRTAAREFLSGRGAQDSVKELAAMDWTGLLVDEDLGGSGWRPVESTVIAEELGRAQNTAQWLGSVAAAAALSSAPPEIRDKWLPAMLDGTGTAACALAGDVVRITGADTVDIIVALGDKGIELFEAVGSLPRELDDELLDVSRPVWRVDLSGAQGVSIGEAERANQLLALARVLLSADSLGALSATFDRLVAYLKERIAFGAPIASFQAVQHRLVDLLVLEAKARAIVMKAARALAADADDAPTLSAVAHAFVAAKAAAAVDECMQLSGGIGFTWEYPLHREMRRVFTNAYLLGTARSSRGLIADKAGW; the protein is encoded by the coding sequence ATGGCTGACGAGGACTCGGCGGACGTCGACCTCGACCTGCTGCGCACCGCGGCGCGCGAATTCTTGTCCGGTCGTGGCGCACAGGACTCCGTCAAAGAGCTTGCGGCGATGGACTGGACCGGTCTGCTCGTCGACGAGGACCTCGGCGGCAGCGGCTGGCGTCCCGTGGAGTCGACGGTCATCGCCGAGGAACTCGGTCGCGCGCAGAACACCGCGCAATGGCTTGGCAGCGTCGCCGCCGCGGCCGCGTTGAGTTCGGCACCGCCGGAGATTCGCGACAAGTGGCTGCCGGCGATGCTCGACGGAACCGGCACAGCCGCGTGCGCCCTGGCCGGCGACGTAGTCCGGATCACCGGCGCGGATACGGTCGACATCATTGTGGCACTGGGCGACAAGGGAATTGAACTCTTCGAAGCAGTAGGCTCACTGCCGCGAGAGCTCGATGACGAACTGCTGGACGTCAGTCGCCCGGTATGGCGCGTCGATCTCTCCGGTGCGCAGGGCGTGTCGATCGGCGAGGCCGAACGAGCGAATCAATTGCTCGCGTTGGCGAGAGTACTGCTCAGCGCAGACTCGCTCGGTGCCCTGTCGGCTACGTTCGACCGGTTGGTGGCCTACCTGAAGGAGCGCATCGCCTTCGGGGCGCCGATCGCGAGTTTCCAAGCCGTACAACACCGATTGGTGGATCTGTTGGTCCTCGAAGCCAAGGCCCGCGCGATTGTCATGAAGGCGGCGCGCGCGCTGGCCGCCGATGCCGACGACGCCCCGACGCTGTCAGCGGTGGCGCACGCGTTCGTCGCCGCCAAGGCCGCCGCCGCAGTGGACGAGTGCATGCAACTGTCCGGCGGTATCGGGTTCACCTGGGAGTATCCGCTGCATCGCGAAATGCGCCGGGTATTCACCAACGCCTATCTGCTCGGCACGGCGCGCTCCAGCCGTGGGCTTATCGCGGACAAGGCCGGCTGGTGA
- a CDS encoding cysteine hydrolase gives MPQPSLLDLLNPSTTALVTQECQGGVIGPQAGLPMLADEARREAIPNIATLLDAARATGVPVVHCLMQKRADNRGSNTNARLFMAGKSFTADLTPGSPGASVLPEFGPDPSDLVLTRTHGVGPMTGTDLDPVLRNLGVKTIVGVGVSVNIAIQNFAMDAVNRSYQFVLPRDAVAGFPREYADAVIDNTLALLATVTTTDAVVNAWKELSSD, from the coding sequence ATGCCGCAACCGAGCCTGCTCGACCTGTTGAATCCGTCCACGACCGCATTGGTCACCCAGGAGTGCCAGGGTGGGGTGATAGGCCCGCAGGCCGGCCTGCCGATGCTGGCCGACGAGGCGCGGCGTGAGGCAATTCCCAACATCGCGACGCTGCTGGACGCGGCGCGGGCGACAGGGGTGCCCGTCGTCCACTGCCTGATGCAGAAGCGTGCGGACAACCGCGGGTCGAACACCAACGCCCGGCTGTTCATGGCCGGCAAGTCATTCACCGCAGATCTGACGCCCGGCAGTCCGGGTGCCTCCGTGTTGCCCGAGTTCGGCCCGGATCCAAGCGATCTGGTCCTCACCCGTACGCACGGCGTGGGGCCCATGACGGGGACGGATCTCGATCCGGTGCTCCGCAATCTCGGCGTCAAGACGATTGTGGGCGTAGGTGTTTCGGTCAACATCGCGATCCAGAACTTCGCGATGGATGCTGTCAATCGCAGCTATCAATTCGTACTGCCGCGCGACGCCGTCGCCGGATTTCCGCGGGAGTACGCAGACGCCGTCATCGACAACACGTTGGCACTGCTGGCGACCGTGACGACGACAGACGCCGTCGTGAATGCCTGGAAGGAACTGTCCAGCGACTGA
- a CDS encoding amidohydrolase family protein → MSPRSLPYPVFDIDNHMYETTDALTKYLPREHRGKVGYVEVNGRPKLVVKDHISHMIPNPTFERVARPGSAEDYFLGNNPEGLNFREFVGEPMDVIPAFQAPAPRLELMDELGIDQCVMYPTLASLIEERTTDDVVLTHAIIHALNEWMHEHWTFNYKDRIFATPVICLPIVEEAIKEFRWCLERGMKTFLVRPAPVPSRFGGSRSMGLPEFDPFWQEVVDAGIPVTFHAADSGYQKHLMEWEGGDEYLSFKPSALREVVMGFRAMEDTLAALICHGALSRFPDLKVLVVENGSGWVRNLLRLLDKAYRTMPKEFQEHPVEVFKRNVYIHPFLEDDIKGIIEIMGEDHVMFGSDFPHPEGIGDPLSFVDRLEGISETAKAKIMGGNAIEQLGLKVSV, encoded by the coding sequence ATGTCTCCCCGGTCACTGCCGTACCCGGTGTTCGACATCGACAACCACATGTATGAGACCACCGACGCGCTCACCAAGTACCTGCCGAGAGAGCATCGCGGCAAGGTCGGCTACGTCGAGGTCAACGGGCGGCCCAAGTTGGTCGTCAAGGACCACATCAGCCACATGATCCCGAACCCCACGTTCGAGCGCGTCGCTCGCCCGGGTAGCGCCGAGGACTACTTCCTGGGCAACAACCCCGAGGGGCTGAACTTCCGCGAATTCGTCGGCGAGCCAATGGATGTCATCCCGGCCTTCCAGGCGCCGGCACCCCGGTTGGAGTTGATGGACGAACTCGGCATCGACCAGTGCGTCATGTACCCCACGCTGGCCAGCCTCATCGAAGAACGCACCACCGACGACGTCGTCCTGACCCACGCGATCATCCACGCGCTCAACGAGTGGATGCATGAGCACTGGACGTTCAACTACAAGGACCGGATCTTCGCCACGCCGGTGATCTGCCTGCCGATCGTCGAGGAGGCCATCAAGGAGTTCCGCTGGTGCCTGGAGCGCGGCATGAAGACCTTCCTTGTGCGGCCTGCGCCGGTGCCGAGCCGGTTCGGGGGCTCGCGCTCGATGGGCCTGCCCGAATTCGACCCGTTCTGGCAGGAGGTCGTCGACGCCGGCATTCCGGTGACGTTCCACGCCGCCGACAGCGGTTACCAGAAGCACCTCATGGAATGGGAGGGCGGCGACGAGTACCTGTCGTTCAAACCCAGCGCGCTGCGCGAGGTGGTGATGGGCTTCCGGGCCATGGAGGACACGTTGGCCGCCCTGATCTGCCACGGTGCGCTCTCGCGCTTCCCCGACCTGAAGGTGCTCGTGGTGGAGAACGGCAGTGGCTGGGTACGAAACCTGCTGCGTCTGTTGGACAAGGCCTACCGGACGATGCCCAAGGAGTTCCAAGAACATCCCGTGGAGGTGTTCAAGCGCAATGTCTACATCCACCCGTTCCTCGAGGACGACATCAAGGGCATCATCGAGATCATGGGCGAGGACCACGTGATGTTCGGCTCGGACTTCCCCCATCCGGAGGGCATCGGCGATCCGTTGAGCTTTGTCGACCGACTCGAGGGCATCTCCGAGACCGCCAAGGCGAAGATCATGGGCGGCAACGCCATCGAGCAGCTGGGGCTGAAGGTCTCGGTCTGA
- a CDS encoding amidohydrolase family protein — MTTKLDYGIIDCDTHCYETRDAFTRYLPKEFQDRAITTVRGADGVEVILAGRRVATFNSEGGLGLDVAYRPGSLKEMLRQMGSGDPDESYEPQPMQPEYIERSARLAVMEKQGVERMVIYPSGMALAAEHYVDDTAALYANLRSFNRWFDEEWGFNRDDRIYATGLLSLRDLDSAVAETEALIAQGARFVLLPTGPAYGRSPGDPYFDPIYARLQEAGCVLVFHIMPFWYFDAISPAWGHNADPASWHMSAWQWMNIYGQRPIEDTLSALIFDNLFGRFPGLKVLVAEHGAEWVPFFTKHMDKSRGMGRNGPWIGGKLTERPSAIFREHVRVVPYPEDDIPAIVAGLGYDDCLVMGSDYPHAEGLAEPADFVKLLDPLDDAAKKRIMRDNADQLLSRS; from the coding sequence GTGACGACGAAACTCGACTACGGGATCATTGACTGCGACACGCACTGCTACGAGACCCGCGATGCGTTTACCCGGTACCTTCCCAAGGAATTTCAGGATCGGGCGATCACCACGGTGCGCGGAGCGGACGGGGTTGAAGTCATCCTCGCCGGCCGTCGCGTCGCGACGTTCAACAGCGAGGGCGGGCTGGGGCTTGACGTCGCGTACCGGCCGGGGTCGCTGAAAGAGATGCTCAGGCAGATGGGGTCGGGCGACCCCGACGAATCGTACGAGCCGCAGCCCATGCAGCCCGAGTACATCGAGCGTTCGGCGCGCCTCGCGGTGATGGAGAAACAGGGCGTCGAGCGGATGGTCATCTATCCGAGCGGAATGGCTCTCGCCGCGGAGCACTATGTCGATGACACCGCGGCCCTGTACGCGAACCTGCGGTCGTTTAACCGGTGGTTCGACGAGGAATGGGGCTTCAACCGTGACGATCGCATCTACGCCACTGGCCTGCTTTCGCTTCGCGACCTGGATTCAGCCGTCGCCGAGACAGAAGCGCTCATCGCGCAGGGCGCGAGATTCGTCCTGCTGCCCACCGGGCCGGCCTACGGCCGATCCCCGGGTGACCCGTACTTCGATCCGATCTACGCCCGCCTTCAGGAGGCCGGCTGCGTGCTGGTGTTCCACATCATGCCCTTCTGGTATTTCGACGCGATCTCACCCGCGTGGGGGCACAATGCGGATCCCGCATCGTGGCACATGTCAGCCTGGCAGTGGATGAACATCTATGGCCAGCGGCCGATCGAAGACACGCTTTCGGCGCTGATATTCGACAACCTGTTCGGCCGGTTCCCAGGACTGAAAGTCCTTGTCGCCGAACATGGTGCCGAATGGGTGCCCTTCTTCACCAAGCACATGGACAAGAGTCGGGGCATGGGCCGAAACGGTCCGTGGATCGGCGGGAAACTCACCGAACGGCCGTCGGCGATCTTCCGGGAACACGTTCGTGTGGTGCCGTACCCCGAGGACGACATCCCGGCGATCGTGGCAGGCCTCGGCTACGACGATTGCCTGGTGATGGGTTCGGACTATCCGCACGCCGAGGGCCTGGCCGAGCCCGCCGACTTCGTCAAACTCCTCGACCCCCTCGACGATGCGGCCAAGAAGAGGATCATGCGCGACAACGCCGATCAACTGTTGAGCCGGAGCTAG
- a CDS encoding TIGR03619 family F420-dependent LLM class oxidoreductase — protein MPISFSLELPTQRVESAAEFVTAEAIADVARAAEASGYRAVHVTDHPAPDAKWLDHGGHHALDPFVALSFAAAATTDVRLLTNVYIAAYRNPFLGAKSIHSLHVLSGGRLIVGTAAGYLKPEFRALGIDFDNRGALLDEALDVLAKVFAGDDVAYEGISFAARGVRLRPIAAPPPIWVGGNSKPAVRRAVSRAQGWAPFNTFGYAAASRTAEISTVDELASAIAWASKYAAEIGRTDPLDICFSAGNLLDDSRSADERHATIAKLEAAGVTWLVVAPTGADRGEYIERARAFAAEFITP, from the coding sequence GTGCCCATCTCGTTCTCCCTTGAACTCCCCACCCAGCGAGTCGAATCCGCTGCGGAGTTCGTCACCGCCGAAGCCATCGCCGACGTCGCGCGTGCGGCCGAGGCGAGCGGCTATCGCGCCGTGCACGTCACCGACCATCCCGCGCCCGACGCGAAATGGCTGGACCACGGTGGACACCATGCACTTGATCCCTTTGTCGCGCTGTCGTTCGCGGCCGCCGCAACGACGGATGTGCGACTTCTGACCAACGTCTACATCGCCGCGTATCGCAACCCGTTCCTCGGCGCGAAGTCGATCCACAGCTTGCATGTGCTGTCCGGCGGCCGCCTCATCGTCGGCACCGCTGCGGGTTACCTAAAGCCCGAATTCAGAGCGCTGGGAATCGATTTCGACAATCGCGGTGCGTTACTGGACGAGGCTTTGGATGTGTTGGCGAAAGTGTTCGCCGGCGATGATGTCGCCTACGAGGGGATCTCGTTCGCCGCCCGTGGTGTCCGGTTGCGCCCCATCGCTGCTCCACCCCCGATCTGGGTCGGCGGCAACAGCAAGCCGGCTGTGCGTCGGGCGGTATCCCGCGCTCAGGGGTGGGCTCCGTTCAACACGTTCGGCTATGCCGCCGCCTCGCGAACAGCGGAGATCTCGACCGTCGATGAGTTGGCGTCCGCCATCGCGTGGGCCAGCAAGTACGCCGCGGAGATCGGGCGCACGGACCCACTGGACATCTGCTTTTCAGCGGGGAACCTCCTGGACGACAGCCGGTCGGCCGACGAACGGCATGCCACGATCGCCAAGCTCGAGGCCGCGGGGGTCACCTGGCTTGTCGTCGCGCCGACCGGTGCCGACCGCGGCGAGTACATCGAGCGGGCGCGCGCCTTCGCCGCGGAGTTCATCACGCCATGA
- a CDS encoding acyl-CoA dehydrogenase family protein — translation MGASEAAELRAAVRNFLSTASSSDRVRALMETVQGYDRDTWLRMASELGLHGIAVPEQWGGAGAGAAELGVVFEEMGAALLCSPFFSTVAMAAQALIAAGDRAAMSDYLPAIVDGGCTATLILNGRLDAWDPASVSLTAHRNGDAFSLSGEAGRVLDGHTADLILAAARTEAGISLFAVSADAHGLEREALAGLDRTRKIARIRFDDVSARLIGTDGDAAPGLARASDLAIVALTAEQVGAAQRCLDMAVAYAKERIQFGRAIGSFQAIKHRCADMLVLVEGARSAAMHAAEVADTDELSRAASVAKMVCSEALLQVALDNMRIHGGIGFTWEHDAHLYVRRAKASQLIFGSPDHHAQRLADLVTSSH, via the coding sequence GTGGGTGCCAGTGAAGCCGCCGAACTCCGTGCCGCCGTCCGTAATTTCCTTTCGACCGCGTCATCCAGCGACCGGGTGCGGGCACTCATGGAAACGGTGCAGGGTTACGACCGGGACACGTGGCTGCGCATGGCTTCGGAACTCGGTTTGCACGGGATCGCGGTGCCTGAGCAATGGGGCGGTGCCGGCGCGGGCGCAGCCGAACTCGGCGTGGTATTCGAGGAGATGGGGGCCGCGCTCCTATGCTCGCCGTTCTTCTCGACTGTGGCGATGGCCGCTCAGGCGCTTATCGCCGCCGGCGACCGGGCCGCCATGTCGGACTATCTACCGGCGATCGTCGACGGTGGGTGCACCGCCACACTGATCCTCAACGGACGCCTCGATGCGTGGGACCCCGCGTCGGTGTCGCTGACCGCGCACCGAAACGGTGACGCGTTCTCGCTGTCCGGTGAAGCGGGGCGAGTTCTCGACGGGCACACCGCCGATCTCATACTCGCCGCGGCCCGTACCGAAGCGGGGATCTCACTGTTCGCCGTGTCCGCGGACGCCCACGGCCTGGAGCGTGAGGCGCTCGCCGGACTCGACCGCACACGCAAGATCGCGCGGATCCGGTTCGACGATGTGTCCGCACGGCTCATCGGTACCGATGGTGATGCCGCACCCGGATTAGCCCGCGCATCCGATCTCGCCATCGTGGCACTGACCGCCGAACAGGTGGGAGCCGCGCAGCGATGCCTGGACATGGCCGTCGCGTACGCCAAGGAGCGCATCCAGTTCGGCCGCGCAATCGGCAGCTTTCAGGCCATCAAACACCGGTGCGCCGACATGCTGGTGCTCGTCGAGGGTGCGCGATCCGCGGCGATGCATGCAGCGGAGGTCGCAGACACCGATGAGCTCTCGCGTGCGGCCTCGGTGGCGAAAATGGTTTGTTCAGAGGCACTTCTACAAGTCGCCTTGGACAATATGCGCATCCACGGTGGCATCGGATTCACCTGGGAGCACGACGCACACCTATACGTGCGACGCGCCAAGGCCAGCCAGTTGATCTTCGGTAGCCCCGACCACCACGCGCAACGCTTGGCAGACCTCGTTACGTCTTCACACTAG